The following coding sequences are from one Desulfovibrio psychrotolerans window:
- a CDS encoding DUF190 domain-containing protein — MSLPQTAERLCIYTGEKDSHKGRPLHECIVEMARANGLAGATVTRGIAGFGANSRVHTIKVLRLSEDLPLLVEIIDTPEKINAFLPLLDAIILEGLVTVEPVRVIFYRHNEGKKNA; from the coding sequence ATTTCTCTTCCCCAGACGGCAGAACGCCTGTGCATCTACACCGGAGAAAAAGACTCTCACAAGGGGCGTCCGTTGCACGAGTGCATTGTGGAAATGGCCCGCGCAAACGGCCTTGCGGGCGCTACGGTCACGCGGGGTATTGCCGGGTTTGGCGCCAACAGCCGGGTGCACACCATAAAGGTGCTGCGTCTTTCCGAAGACCTGCCCCTGCTGGTGGAAATTATTGACACCCCGGAAAAGATTAACGCCTTTCTGCCCCTGCTGGACGCCATTATCCTTGAGGGACTGGTAACCGTGGAGCCTGTGCGCGTCATCTTCTACCGCCATAACGAGGGGAAGAAAAACGCCTGA
- a CDS encoding fluoride efflux transporter FluC produces the protein MQKVLLIALAGGLGTLGRYTISGLVHRVFGAGFPAGTFMVNCLGCLLFGVAWSVIEERLSLPPDTRIIVLTGFMGAFTTFSTFIFETANLLNGGQWLYAFANCAGQLLVGMALLWLGLYAGKLL, from the coding sequence GTGCAGAAGGTTTTGCTTATTGCCCTTGCGGGCGGACTAGGAACCCTTGGCAGGTACACTATTTCCGGCCTTGTGCACCGTGTGTTCGGGGCTGGCTTTCCCGCAGGTACCTTTATGGTGAACTGCCTTGGCTGCCTGCTTTTCGGCGTGGCATGGAGCGTTATTGAAGAACGTCTCTCACTGCCCCCGGATACACGTATCATTGTGCTGACGGGTTTTATGGGAGCCTTTACCACCTTTTCAACATTCATCTTCGAGACAGCCAACCTGCTGAACGGAGGACAGTGGCTGTATGCCTTTGCTAACTGCGCAGGACAGCTCCTTGTCGGAATGGCCTTGCTGTGGCTTGGGCTGTATGCGGGAAAACTGCTGTAA
- a CDS encoding class IV adenylate cyclase: MAHETELKFIDADFSSLRKCLAGLGAKSLGRHVERNMVFDTPERTLRQAHTLLRLRSQQWKDRQATLLTLKCPPSAPVPQDVKVYDERETAVDDFNAMRSVLEGLGYGVAFLYEKLREEWRLPGVEICLDTMPFGHVVELEGERDAILACARQLGLSMDKASRATYHELNRQWRLAEGLAPDESFCFPPQRLHELIKGL, translated from the coding sequence ATGGCCCACGAAACAGAACTTAAATTCATAGATGCCGATTTTTCGTCCTTGCGGAAATGTCTTGCCGGGCTTGGCGCAAAGAGCTTGGGGCGGCATGTGGAGCGGAACATGGTCTTTGACACGCCGGAGCGTACCCTGCGGCAGGCACACACGTTGCTGCGCCTGCGTTCCCAGCAGTGGAAGGACCGTCAGGCTACGCTGCTCACGCTCAAATGTCCCCCCTCCGCGCCTGTCCCGCAGGACGTGAAAGTCTACGATGAGCGGGAAACTGCCGTGGATGATTTCAATGCCATGCGTTCCGTGCTGGAGGGGCTGGGCTACGGGGTCGCCTTCCTGTACGAGAAACTGCGCGAGGAATGGCGGCTTCCCGGTGTGGAAATCTGTCTGGACACCATGCCCTTCGGCCATGTGGTGGAACTTGAAGGAGAACGCGATGCCATCCTCGCCTGCGCCCGGCAGCTGGGACTTTCCATGGACAAGGCAAGCCGTGCTACGTACCATGAACTGAACCGGCAATGGCGGCTTGCAGAAGGGCTTGCGCCCGACGAAAGCTTCTGTTTTCCGCCGCAACGGTTGCATGAACTCATCAAGGGATTATAG
- a CDS encoding ATP-dependent Clp protease adaptor ClpS has translation MSDKFASPDRREDILLEDEVREPRRFRVLLHNDDYTTMEFVIAILTEVFRKTTREATAIMLSVHEQGVGECGVYTAEVAETKVAIVHARARKQGFPLRCSMEEV, from the coding sequence ATGAGTGATAAATTTGCCAGTCCCGACCGCAGGGAAGACATCCTTCTGGAAGACGAGGTGCGCGAACCGCGCCGCTTCCGGGTGCTTCTGCACAATGACGACTACACAACCATGGAGTTCGTCATCGCCATTCTGACGGAGGTTTTCCGTAAAACCACGCGGGAGGCCACAGCCATCATGCTCAGTGTGCACGAGCAGGGAGTGGGGGAGTGCGGCGTTTATACCGCTGAAGTGGCGGAAACAAAGGTAGCCATAGTGCATGCGCGTGCCCGCAAACAGGGGTTTCCCCTGCGGTGCAGCATGGAAGAGGTGTAG
- the clpA gene encoding ATP-dependent Clp protease ATP-binding subunit ClpA has protein sequence MLGKRLESVLSAAVAEVRVRNHEFLTLEHLLFAILNDEQGKGILVGCGADAEALLRRLEVFFSSHLEPLPADTPTEVVQTLGVQRVLQRAVVQMQSSGKEIVDVGDVLAALFEEEDSYAVYFMRSQGLTRLDVLEYISHSLPGETWTGAESPKGDADKADALRQFCVDLTARAREGGIDPLIGRAEELERTIQVLARRRKNNPLYVGEPGVGKTALAEGLALRIVDGTVPESFLNATVFALDMGSLLAGTKYRGDFEARLKAVIKELTNREGAILFIDEIHTIVGAGATSGGSMDASNILKPVLASGAIRCIGSTTYEEYRNHFEKDRALSRRFQKIDVPEPSTEECLEILKGLKPYYEEHHGVRYTQPAIKAAVELSARYINERFLPDKAIDVIDEAGAAYRLRSAQRKRNTITAGDIERVVARMARIPEQRVSAGDRLKLADLAPTLKGVVFGQDDAVDVVGKAILRSRAGFGRDDRPTGSFLFYGPTGVGKTELAKQLAATLGVQFLRYDMSEYMEKHAVSRLIGAPPGYVGFDQGGQLTDAIRKHPYAVVLMDEIEKAHPDVFNILLQVMDYATLTDNTGRKADFRNVILIMTSNAGAREMAAKPIGFGSVAEADVAGRGLREVEKTFSPEFRNRLDALVPFHGLSESVMLGIVDKFVGELEVQMKDKRVRIELTDAARKRLAHLGYDPAFGARPMRRVIRRGLEDELAREVLFGKLQRGGVVKVGARRLKPEEGKEVYGLTFTYSPL, from the coding sequence ATGCTCGGAAAACGGCTTGAATCTGTCCTTTCTGCGGCAGTGGCAGAGGTGCGGGTGCGTAACCACGAGTTTCTCACTCTGGAGCATCTCCTGTTCGCTATCCTTAACGATGAACAGGGCAAGGGCATTCTGGTGGGGTGCGGTGCGGACGCCGAAGCCCTGCTCCGCAGGCTGGAAGTCTTCTTCTCCTCGCATTTGGAGCCGCTCCCGGCAGATACCCCCACAGAGGTGGTGCAGACGCTGGGTGTCCAGCGGGTGCTGCAGCGCGCCGTGGTGCAGATGCAGTCCTCCGGCAAGGAGATAGTGGACGTGGGCGACGTGCTGGCTGCCCTGTTTGAAGAAGAGGATTCCTATGCTGTGTATTTTATGCGTTCGCAGGGACTCACACGGCTGGACGTGCTTGAATACATTTCTCACTCTCTTCCCGGCGAAACATGGACAGGAGCGGAGTCTCCCAAGGGCGATGCGGACAAGGCAGATGCCCTGCGCCAGTTCTGCGTGGATCTCACGGCTCGTGCCCGTGAAGGAGGCATAGACCCGCTCATAGGCCGCGCGGAGGAACTGGAGCGCACCATTCAGGTGCTTGCCCGCAGGCGCAAGAACAACCCCCTTTATGTGGGTGAACCGGGCGTGGGCAAAACCGCGCTGGCAGAGGGGCTTGCCCTGCGCATAGTGGACGGCACCGTGCCGGAAAGCTTCCTCAATGCCACCGTCTTTGCGCTGGACATGGGCTCACTGCTGGCGGGCACCAAGTACCGCGGCGATTTCGAAGCACGCCTCAAGGCCGTCATCAAGGAGCTTACGAACAGAGAAGGAGCCATCCTGTTCATAGACGAGATCCACACCATCGTGGGTGCCGGAGCAACCAGCGGCGGCTCCATGGATGCCTCAAACATCCTCAAGCCCGTGCTTGCCTCCGGTGCCATACGCTGCATCGGCTCCACCACCTATGAGGAATACCGTAATCATTTCGAAAAGGATCGCGCCCTTTCCCGGCGGTTCCAGAAGATAGACGTGCCGGAACCTTCCACGGAAGAATGCCTGGAAATCCTCAAGGGACTCAAGCCCTATTATGAGGAGCATCATGGCGTACGGTACACTCAGCCTGCCATCAAGGCGGCGGTGGAGCTTTCCGCCCGCTACATCAACGAGCGGTTCCTGCCCGACAAGGCCATAGACGTCATAGACGAGGCCGGTGCAGCCTACCGCCTGCGCAGTGCGCAGCGCAAACGCAATACCATCACGGCGGGCGATATCGAGCGTGTGGTGGCCCGCATGGCCCGCATTCCGGAGCAGCGTGTCTCCGCAGGCGACCGGCTCAAGCTGGCCGATCTGGCTCCCACGCTCAAGGGTGTGGTCTTCGGGCAGGATGATGCCGTAGACGTGGTAGGCAAGGCCATCCTGCGAAGCAGGGCGGGCTTCGGGCGAGATGACAGGCCCACCGGTTCCTTCCTGTTCTACGGTCCCACGGGCGTGGGTAAAACGGAGCTTGCCAAGCAGCTTGCGGCCACGCTGGGCGTGCAGTTCCTGCGGTACGACATGAGCGAGTATATGGAAAAACATGCCGTATCCCGTCTCATCGGTGCGCCTCCCGGTTATGTGGGATTCGATCAGGGCGGGCAGCTCACAGACGCCATCCGCAAGCATCCTTACGCCGTGGTGCTTATGGACGAGATAGAAAAGGCCCATCCGGATGTCTTTAATATACTGCTGCAGGTCATGGATTACGCCACCCTCACCGACAACACCGGGCGCAAGGCAGATTTCCGTAACGTCATACTCATCATGACCTCCAACGCCGGAGCACGGGAAATGGCGGCCAAACCCATTGGCTTCGGGTCCGTGGCAGAAGCGGATGTGGCCGGGCGCGGCCTCCGGGAGGTGGAAAAGACCTTCTCGCCGGAATTCCGCAACCGGCTGGATGCGCTTGTGCCGTTCCACGGGCTGTCGGAATCCGTGATGCTGGGCATTGTGGACAAATTCGTGGGTGAACTGGAAGTCCAGATGAAGGACAAGCGTGTCCGGATAGAACTTACCGATGCTGCCCGTAAGCGGCTGGCACATCTGGGATACGACCCGGCCTTCGGGGCACGGCCCATGCGCCGCGTCATCCGGCGCGGGCTGGAAGATGAGCTTGCCCGCGAGGTGCTGTTCGGCAAGCTGCAGCGCGGCGGAGTGGTCAAGGTGGGAGCCCGCAGGCTCAAACCTGAAGAGGGCAAAGAGGTATACGGCCTCACCTTTACCTATTCCCCCCTGTAG
- the aat gene encoding leucyl/phenylalanyl-tRNA--protein transferase: protein MNVFWLPDKGVDFPNPQLADAEGLLAIGGDLSVERLISAYACGIFPWYSEDSPVLWWSPDPRFVLYPEKLHIPRSLRRVLNARRFTVTMDTAFPQVIRNCACALRPNQNGTWIVPEVVRAYTELHAHGIAHSVEAWNGHRLVGGIYGVSLGRVFFGESMFFNEPDASKVVLVWLVRLLRESGFAMLDCQQVSDNLARFGAECVPRSRFLGELSEALRTPTVQGLWAFPESFFPL from the coding sequence ATGAATGTCTTCTGGCTGCCGGACAAAGGGGTGGATTTTCCCAACCCGCAACTGGCCGATGCGGAAGGGTTGCTCGCTATAGGGGGCGACCTGAGCGTGGAGCGGCTCATCTCCGCGTACGCCTGCGGAATTTTTCCGTGGTACAGTGAAGACAGCCCCGTGCTGTGGTGGTCGCCTGACCCGCGCTTCGTTCTTTACCCGGAAAAACTGCACATTCCCCGCAGTCTCAGGCGGGTTCTCAATGCACGGCGTTTCACCGTCACCATGGATACCGCCTTCCCGCAGGTCATCCGTAACTGTGCCTGCGCGTTGCGTCCCAACCAGAACGGCACATGGATCGTGCCGGAGGTGGTGCGTGCCTATACGGAACTGCACGCCCACGGCATAGCGCATTCCGTAGAGGCGTGGAACGGGCACCGGCTGGTCGGCGGCATCTACGGCGTATCGCTGGGCAGGGTTTTTTTCGGGGAATCCATGTTCTTCAATGAACCGGATGCCTCCAAGGTCGTACTGGTCTGGCTGGTGCGGCTGCTGCGGGAGTCTGGCTTCGCCATGCTGGATTGCCAGCAGGTTTCGGACAATCTTGCCCGCTTCGGCGCAGAGTGCGTTCCCCGCAGCAGATTTCTCGGGGAACTGTCAGAGGCCCTGCGCACGCCTACGGTGCAGGGCCTCTGGGCGTTTCCCGAATCGTTTTTTCCGCTCTGA
- the uvrB gene encoding excinuclease ABC subunit UvrB, translated as MHDSTFRLSTEFVPQGDQPQAIAELTANLNAGIRDQVLLGATGTGKTFTVAQTIAATQRPALVLAPNKTLAAQLYNEFKELFPHNAVEYFVSYYDYYQPEAYVPSSDTYIEKDSSINDNIDKLRHAATHALLTRRDVIIIASVSCIYGLGSPEYYAKLVIPVETGQAMSMDSLITRLIEVQYKRNDYDFHRGTFRVRGDVLEIIPAYHHERALRLEFFGDEIESMSDIDPITGNVLGKVGKTVIYPASHYVSDRDNLSRAVSDIRTELQQRLRLLKDGNKLVEAQRLEQRTMLDLEMIEEMGYCTGIENYSRHLDNRPEGSPPSCLLDYFADDFVLYVDESHITVSQVGAMFKGDRSRKQTLVEYGFRLPSALDNRPLNFDEFLERIGQTVYVSATPGKWELERAQGLVVEQIIRPTGLLDPVVEVRPVQGQMDNLLGECKLRAARDERVLVTTLTKRMAEDLTEYFNSMGTASRYLHSDIDTMERMAILQALRRKEFDVLVGINLLREGLDIPEVSLVAILDADKEGFLRSMGSLIQTFGRAARNVDGRVIMYADAVTRSMRAAMDETARRRERQQNFNSEHGITPTTIRKKLESSFDSLYTAADAKAKSGKGRAEAPQTQAEGWGLSSEELGKRIQQLEREMREAARELEFERAAELRDRIHVLRRRLLEAEA; from the coding sequence ATGCACGATTCCACATTCAGGCTCAGCACGGAGTTTGTCCCGCAGGGCGACCAGCCGCAGGCTATTGCGGAACTGACCGCCAATCTCAACGCGGGCATCCGCGATCAGGTGCTGCTCGGTGCCACCGGCACGGGCAAGACCTTCACCGTGGCGCAGACCATTGCGGCAACCCAGCGCCCAGCGCTGGTGCTGGCACCCAACAAAACCCTTGCCGCCCAGCTTTACAACGAGTTCAAGGAGCTTTTTCCGCATAACGCCGTGGAGTATTTCGTCAGCTATTACGATTACTACCAGCCGGAAGCCTATGTGCCCAGTTCCGATACCTACATAGAAAAAGACTCCTCCATAAATGACAACATAGACAAGCTGCGCCACGCGGCAACCCACGCGCTGCTCACCCGGCGCGATGTCATCATCATCGCCTCGGTTTCCTGCATCTATGGTCTGGGTTCGCCGGAATACTACGCCAAACTGGTCATTCCAGTGGAAACGGGGCAGGCCATGAGCATGGATTCGCTCATCACCCGCCTGATAGAGGTGCAGTACAAGCGTAATGACTACGATTTTCACCGCGGCACCTTCCGGGTGCGGGGCGATGTGCTGGAAATTATCCCCGCCTACCATCACGAGCGCGCCTTGCGGCTGGAATTCTTCGGGGACGAGATAGAGTCCATGAGCGACATAGACCCTATTACGGGCAACGTGCTGGGCAAGGTGGGCAAAACGGTCATCTATCCCGCAAGCCACTATGTTTCAGACAGAGACAACCTCAGCCGCGCGGTAAGCGATATCCGCACGGAATTGCAGCAACGGCTCCGGCTGCTCAAAGATGGCAACAAACTCGTGGAAGCCCAGCGGCTGGAACAGCGCACCATGCTTGATCTGGAGATGATCGAAGAGATGGGCTACTGCACGGGCATAGAAAACTACTCCCGCCATCTGGATAACCGTCCGGAAGGCTCGCCCCCCTCCTGCCTGCTGGACTATTTTGCAGATGATTTCGTGCTCTATGTGGACGAAAGCCACATCACAGTCTCGCAGGTGGGGGCCATGTTCAAGGGCGACCGCTCCCGCAAGCAAACCCTTGTGGAATACGGATTCCGCCTGCCCTCCGCACTGGACAACCGTCCCCTGAACTTCGATGAATTTCTGGAACGCATCGGGCAGACGGTCTATGTTTCCGCCACGCCCGGTAAATGGGAACTGGAACGGGCGCAGGGCTTGGTGGTGGAGCAGATCATCCGCCCCACCGGCCTTCTGGACCCCGTGGTAGAAGTGCGCCCCGTGCAGGGGCAGATGGACAACCTGCTGGGAGAATGCAAGCTGCGGGCGGCGCGTGATGAGCGTGTGCTGGTTACCACCCTTACCAAACGCATGGCAGAAGACCTCACGGAATACTTTAACAGTATGGGCACAGCCTCGCGTTACCTGCATTCGGATATAGATACCATGGAGCGCATGGCCATTCTTCAGGCGCTGCGCCGTAAAGAGTTCGATGTTCTTGTGGGCATAAACCTGCTGCGCGAAGGGCTTGATATCCCGGAAGTTTCTCTGGTAGCCATTCTGGATGCGGATAAGGAGGGCTTTCTGCGGTCCATGGGGTCGCTCATTCAGACCTTCGGGCGCGCTGCCCGGAATGTGGACGGTCGGGTCATCATGTACGCAGACGCGGTAACCCGCTCCATGCGTGCCGCCATGGACGAGACGGCACGCCGCAGGGAACGGCAGCAGAATTTCAACAGCGAGCACGGCATAACGCCCACCACCATCCGCAAAAAGCTGGAGAGTTCCTTCGATTCCCTGTACACCGCCGCCGATGCCAAGGCCAAATCCGGCAAGGGCAGGGCGGAAGCGCCGCAGACTCAGGCAGAAGGCTGGGGGCTTTCGTCGGAAGAACTGGGCAAGCGCATTCAGCAGTTGGAACGCGAGATGCGCGAAGCAGCGCGTGAGCTGGAGTTCGAACGGGCGGCGGAATTGCGTGACCGTATACACGTGCTGCGCCGCAGGTTGCTGGAAGCCGAGGCATAA
- a CDS encoding glycosyltransferase family 2 protein, with protein sequence MAGETTPSMRIAVIILHYGRPALAGRLYAQITGADPQYAEHVFVLDNCAPEPYPGAWRRTEHNLYWAGALDYALCEMAQQDYSHVWFLNNDLLFDGPPPYLRRAMGRLARMEGTLGPVGIYAPAVTGNPYHPQMVAAPGMQYRTVEYVDGIAPLVSVACWQALGGVDYTGNPYGYGVDVWFSLCAHRAGWRVVVDHGVPVRHRYHSTAREISGFMHTAAQAEAAYLAARLGPDYRTVLAQSARHWHDADSL encoded by the coding sequence ATGGCCGGAGAAACAACGCCTTCCATGCGCATTGCGGTGATCATACTCCATTATGGCAGGCCAGCCCTTGCGGGGCGTCTTTACGCCCAGATAACCGGGGCAGACCCGCAGTATGCGGAGCACGTCTTCGTGCTGGACAACTGCGCCCCGGAACCGTATCCCGGCGCATGGCGCAGAACGGAGCACAACCTGTACTGGGCGGGGGCGCTGGACTACGCCCTTTGCGAGATGGCGCAGCAGGACTACAGCCACGTCTGGTTTTTGAACAACGACCTGCTGTTTGACGGACCGCCGCCTTATCTGCGCCGTGCCATGGGCAGGCTGGCGCGCATGGAGGGCACCCTCGGCCCCGTGGGTATTTACGCCCCTGCCGTGACCGGCAATCCCTACCATCCGCAGATGGTGGCGGCACCGGGCATGCAGTACCGCACCGTGGAGTATGTAGACGGCATTGCTCCCCTTGTGAGCGTGGCCTGCTGGCAGGCGCTGGGCGGGGTGGATTACACGGGCAATCCATACGGCTACGGCGTAGACGTATGGTTTTCCCTATGCGCCCACCGGGCGGGCTGGCGGGTGGTGGTGGACCACGGGGTTCCCGTGCGGCACCGCTACCATTCCACCGCGCGGGAGATTTCCGGCTTCATGCATACCGCAGCGCAGGCGGAAGCGGCATACCTTGCGGCCCGTCTCGGCCCGGACTACCGGACCGTTCTGGCGCAGAGTGCCCGGCACTGGCACGATGCCGATTCCCTGTAA